The following proteins come from a genomic window of Hymenobacter canadensis:
- a CDS encoding tetratricopeptide repeat protein, with amino-acid sequence MNPDDLFERLREATALTEIEALQNGIWQHWLTTHDHRLDKHLEVGMRAMAAGDYTLAIAEFDVLVQERPTYAEGWNKRATAHYLRGEYRASIRDVQETLRLEPRHFGALAGWATMRRMLGDPAGALRLLRRLEKLCPHQPGLQSQLRDLRDQLDSPEH; translated from the coding sequence ATGAACCCCGACGACCTGTTTGAGCGGCTGCGCGAGGCCACGGCCCTTACGGAGATTGAGGCGCTGCAGAACGGCATCTGGCAGCACTGGCTCACCACCCACGACCACCGCCTCGACAAGCACCTGGAGGTGGGCATGCGGGCCATGGCCGCCGGCGACTACACCCTGGCCATTGCCGAGTTCGACGTGCTGGTGCAGGAGCGGCCCACGTACGCCGAAGGCTGGAACAAGCGCGCCACGGCCCACTACCTGCGCGGCGAATACCGCGCCTCCATCCGCGACGTGCAGGAAACCCTCCGGCTGGAACCGCGCCATTTTGGGGCGCTGGCGGGCTGGGCCACCATGCGCCGCATGCTCGGCGACCCGGCCGGTGCGCTCCGGCTGCTGCGGCGGCTGGAGAAACTATGCCCGCACCAGCCGGGCCTGCAAAGCCAGTTGCGCGACCTGCGCGACCAACTCGATAGCCCGGAACACTGA
- the metF gene encoding methylenetetrahydrofolate reductase [NAD(P)H], which produces MKVTEHLTRAEGKTLFSFEVLPPKKGENIQNLFSNIEPLMEFKPPFIDVTYHREEYVYRQHPNGLLEKKTVRKRPGTVGICAAIKNRFDVDTVPHLICGGFSKEETENALIDLHFLGIDNVLALRGDPIKSEGSFKPDPDGHAYACDLIGQVSDLNKGAYLDEKQDDVWATSFCIGTAGYPEKHFESPNYGADLRYLKHKVDRGADYIVTQMFFDNEQFFAFEKRCREAGITVPIIPGLKPLTTQSQLTMLPRAFYLNIPEELADAVHLAPDNAAAREIGIEWCINQSRELMAHGVPCLHYYSMGKSESIRRVASALF; this is translated from the coding sequence ATGAAAGTAACCGAACACCTGACCCGCGCTGAAGGCAAAACGCTGTTTTCCTTCGAGGTGCTGCCCCCCAAAAAGGGTGAAAATATCCAGAACCTGTTCTCCAACATCGAGCCCCTGATGGAGTTCAAGCCGCCGTTTATCGACGTGACGTACCACCGCGAGGAGTACGTGTACCGCCAGCACCCCAACGGCTTGCTGGAAAAGAAAACCGTGCGCAAGCGGCCCGGCACGGTGGGCATCTGCGCGGCCATCAAAAACCGGTTCGACGTGGACACCGTGCCCCACCTGATCTGCGGCGGCTTCTCGAAGGAGGAAACCGAAAACGCCCTCATCGACCTGCACTTTCTGGGCATCGACAACGTGCTGGCCCTGCGCGGCGACCCGATCAAGAGCGAGGGCAGCTTCAAGCCCGACCCCGACGGCCACGCCTATGCCTGCGACCTGATCGGGCAGGTTTCGGATTTGAACAAAGGTGCTTACCTCGACGAAAAGCAGGATGATGTGTGGGCCACCAGCTTCTGCATCGGCACGGCCGGCTACCCCGAAAAGCACTTTGAGTCGCCGAACTACGGGGCCGATTTGCGCTACCTCAAGCACAAAGTGGACCGCGGCGCCGACTACATCGTGACGCAAATGTTCTTCGATAACGAGCAGTTTTTTGCTTTCGAGAAGCGCTGCCGCGAGGCTGGTATCACGGTGCCCATCATCCCCGGCCTCAAGCCGCTCACCACCCAAAGCCAGCTCACGATGCTGCCCCGGGCCTTCTACCTCAACATCCCGGAGGAGCTGGCCGACGCTGTGCACCTGGCCCCCGACAACGCGGCGGCCCGCGAAATCGGGATTGAGTGGTGCATCAACCAGAGCCGGGAGCTGATGGCCCACGGCGTGCCCTGCCTGCACTACTACAGCATGGGCAAGTCGGAAAGCATCCGGCGGGTGGCGTCAGCGCTGTTTTAA